One window of Alkaliphilus metalliredigens QYMF genomic DNA carries:
- a CDS encoding ribonuclease HII, with amino-acid sequence MNRLEIENQLWEEGYESIAGCDEVGRGCLFGSVLAATVILPKGLLIEGVKDSKKLSPKRREELYEVIKKNAIAMGVGIISAEVIDQINIRQASRLAMKKSVLSLTTIDGESKIPDYILVDAENIDIAIPQSAIIKGDDRSQGIAAASIVAKVIRDRLCIRWDEEYPNYGIAQHKGYGTKLHREALLKYGPSELHRRSFLKKILK; translated from the coding sequence ATGAATAGATTAGAAATTGAAAATCAATTATGGGAAGAAGGATATGAGAGTATTGCGGGTTGTGATGAAGTGGGAAGAGGGTGTCTGTTTGGATCGGTACTGGCAGCAACTGTTATTCTACCTAAGGGGTTGTTGATAGAAGGGGTTAAGGATTCTAAAAAGCTGTCTCCCAAAAGACGAGAAGAGCTCTACGAAGTAATTAAAAAAAATGCCATTGCCATGGGTGTTGGAATCATATCAGCAGAAGTGATTGATCAAATTAATATTAGGCAAGCTTCAAGACTGGCCATGAAAAAATCTGTACTATCTCTTACAACCATTGATGGTGAAAGTAAGATTCCTGATTATATTTTAGTTGATGCAGAGAATATTGATATTGCTATTCCCCAGAGCGCTATCATAAAGGGTGATGATCGAAGTCAAGGGATCGCTGCAGCATCTATTGTAGCTAAGGTAATTAGAGATCGATTATGTATAAGATGGGATGAAGAATACCCGAATTATGGAATCGCGCAGCATAAAGGCTATGGAACAAAACTACATAGGGAAGCACTGTTGAAATATGGACCTAGTGAACTACACCGTAGGAGCTTCTTAAAGAAGATTCTAAAGTAA
- the eam gene encoding glutamate 2,3-aminomutase, which produces MNHTDTTNSRQISIDRAKHLKLTIQDYLEIKDLIPKGLSRQVEIEAKKQKILSHFGATEDNWNDWQWQLSNRISDVDTLTKIIKLDDKEIEDIKKVGQEFRWSVSPYYTTLIDDNNKYCPIKLMAIPHGYEIANTKGDTDPMAEEFTNPAGSITRRYPDRLIINVTNECAMYCRHCQRRRNIGTNDLHTSREVLQESIDYIRDNPEIRDVLITGGDALTLSNSMLDWLLGELHAIPSVDYIRLGSRTLVTMPQRITDKLINILKKYPPIFINTHFNHPMEITEESKAACDRLSNAGIPLGNQAVLLNGINNNKFVMRLLNHELLKCRVRPYYIFHAKHVIGTSHFNTSVDDGIEIMEYLRGYTSGMAIPTYIINAPGGKGKTPILPQYLISRGSHSIKIRTWDGEVIDYPNHPTIPIEETLK; this is translated from the coding sequence GTGAATCATACCGATACAACAAACAGTCGTCAAATTTCAATCGATCGAGCTAAGCATCTAAAATTAACCATACAGGATTACTTAGAGATAAAAGACCTCATTCCCAAAGGATTATCTCGTCAAGTGGAAATCGAAGCGAAAAAGCAAAAAATCCTATCCCATTTTGGTGCTACTGAAGATAATTGGAATGATTGGCAATGGCAATTAAGCAATCGAATATCTGATGTTGATACCTTAACAAAAATAATTAAGTTAGATGATAAAGAAATTGAAGATATAAAAAAAGTAGGACAAGAATTTAGATGGTCAGTATCACCTTATTACACCACTCTAATTGATGACAATAATAAGTATTGTCCAATTAAACTTATGGCTATACCCCATGGCTACGAAATTGCCAATACCAAAGGAGATACAGATCCAATGGCAGAAGAGTTCACGAATCCTGCTGGATCAATTACACGCCGCTATCCCGATCGATTAATTATTAATGTAACCAATGAATGTGCAATGTACTGTAGACATTGTCAACGAAGAAGAAACATAGGAACTAATGATCTCCATACATCCCGAGAGGTTTTACAAGAATCGATTGATTATATTCGTGATAATCCTGAAATCCGGGATGTATTAATTACTGGTGGCGACGCATTGACCCTTTCTAATAGTATGCTTGATTGGTTATTGGGAGAATTACATGCAATTCCATCCGTAGACTATATTAGATTGGGCTCTCGTACATTGGTCACTATGCCCCAAAGAATCACAGATAAGTTGATCAATATTCTTAAAAAGTACCCACCTATTTTTATTAATACCCACTTTAATCACCCCATGGAGATTACAGAAGAGTCCAAGGCAGCATGTGATAGATTATCCAATGCGGGCATTCCATTAGGTAACCAAGCAGTTCTCCTTAATGGCATTAATAATAATAAGTTTGTCATGAGATTACTTAATCACGAACTATTAAAATGTCGTGTTCGTCCTTACTATATATTCCATGCGAAACATGTTATTGGCACTAGTCATTTTAACACGTCTGTTGATGATGGCATCGAAATCATGGAGTACTTAAGAGGCTACACATCTGGTATGGCAATTCCAACCTATATCATTAATGCCCCTGGCGGAAAAGGAAAAACTCCTATACTTCCACAATATCTAATTTCTAGAGGCTCTCATTCTATTAAAATTAGAACTTGGGATGGTGAAGTGATTGATTATCCAAATCACCCTACAATTCCAATTGAAGAAACACTAAAGTAA
- a CDS encoding YraN family protein, whose translation MSKSLGELGERIIGQYLEKKGYRLIETNYRTKLGEIDIIAYKGTIIAFVEVKTRRSQSYGMPCEAVNWQKQQRLHRVASHYIARKGLINYDFRFDVAEVIIGKEKKIHYINNAF comes from the coding sequence ATGAGTAAATCTTTAGGGGAACTGGGTGAACGTATTATTGGGCAATATTTAGAAAAAAAAGGATATCGTCTCATAGAGACAAATTATCGAACAAAGCTCGGTGAGATCGATATCATAGCATATAAAGGTACTATCATTGCCTTTGTGGAGGTTAAAACACGTAGGTCCCAATCCTATGGGATGCCATGTGAAGCGGTTAATTGGCAAAAACAGCAGCGATTACATCGCGTCGCCTCTCATTATATTGCAAGAAAGGGTCTTATAAATTATGACTTTAGATTTGATGTAGCGGAAGTGATCATAGGAAAAGAAAAGAAAATACATTATATCAATAATGCCTTTTAA
- the rplS gene encoding 50S ribosomal protein L19, which produces MDIIKGIDAAQLKKDIIDFNTGDTIKVHVRIKEGTRERIQVFEGIVIKRQGGGIAETFTVRRISYGVGVERTFPVHSPKIEKIEIVKHGKVRRARIFYLRDRIGKAAFKIKERKNFK; this is translated from the coding sequence ATGGATATCATTAAAGGAATTGATGCAGCACAATTAAAGAAAGATATAATTGACTTTAATACTGGTGATACAATTAAAGTACATGTTAGAATTAAAGAGGGTACAAGAGAGAGAATCCAAGTCTTTGAAGGAATCGTTATTAAAAGACAGGGTGGCGGAATTGCTGAAACATTTACTGTAAGAAGAATTTCTTATGGGGTTGGGGTTGAGAGAACATTCCCAGTACATTCTCCGAAAATTGAAAAAATCGAAATCGTTAAACATGGTAAAGTGAGAAGAGCTAGAATATTCTACTTACGAGATCGAATTGGTAAAGCAGCATTCAAAATTAAGGAAAGAAAAAACTTCAAGTAG
- a CDS encoding YifB family Mg chelatase-like AAA ATPase, with product MLAKIKTCGVYGLHVSEIEAEVDISNGLPAINIVGLGDMAIRESKERVRAAIKNSGASFPMKRITINLAPADTKKEGTHFDLPIALGILAASEQIKMDMIFDFCVLGELSLDGKVNKVNGVLPMLLGMFNKGYRKIILPKENVKEARLVEEMEIYGVSHLQEVIQWLNNEETVVPVTGHHFENEKFTQYDHDIRYLKGQDNLKRALEIAAAGGHNLLMVGPPGAGKTMAARSLSSIMPQMTFEEALEVTKIHSVAGILDSEKGLVNRRPFRSPHHTISVTALTGGGRIPKPGEVSLCHYGVLFLDELPEFSKGALEVLRQPLEDRVISISRAHSSCTYPADFMLVVAMNPCPCGYYGSEGQQSCTCGAHQINRYLNKISGPLLDRIDLMIEVRAVSYGDLKDNDKSEESSKCVGKRVQIARELQQHRYKQEKVLFNAQLNTIGINKYCVLEKEAEELLKMAFDKMKLSVRSHNRVIKVSRTIADLDKSEIISKNHLAEALQYRNLNHFSRR from the coding sequence ATGTTAGCAAAGATAAAAACATGCGGTGTTTATGGGTTACATGTCTCTGAAATTGAGGCAGAGGTGGATATTAGCAATGGATTGCCGGCAATCAACATCGTGGGATTAGGAGATATGGCTATTCGAGAGTCTAAGGAAAGGGTGAGAGCTGCCATTAAAAACAGTGGCGCATCATTTCCAATGAAGCGAATAACGATTAATCTTGCTCCTGCAGATACTAAAAAGGAAGGAACTCATTTTGATCTACCGATCGCCTTAGGTATACTAGCGGCCTCAGAACAAATAAAAATGGATATGATCTTTGATTTTTGTGTACTTGGAGAGCTTTCCCTTGATGGTAAAGTGAATAAAGTTAATGGTGTGTTACCCATGCTATTGGGGATGTTTAACAAGGGATATAGAAAGATAATCCTTCCAAAGGAAAATGTCAAAGAAGCGCGACTAGTAGAAGAAATGGAGATATATGGTGTGTCACATTTACAAGAAGTGATTCAGTGGTTGAATAATGAAGAAACAGTCGTACCGGTCACTGGCCATCACTTTGAAAATGAAAAATTCACTCAATACGACCATGATATAAGATACTTAAAGGGACAGGATAATTTAAAACGTGCCTTAGAAATAGCCGCAGCAGGGGGGCATAATTTACTGATGGTGGGACCACCGGGTGCTGGAAAAACAATGGCTGCCAGAAGTTTATCTTCAATTATGCCCCAAATGACATTTGAAGAGGCGCTTGAAGTCACAAAAATACATAGTGTCGCAGGGATCCTTGATTCTGAAAAAGGTTTGGTTAACCGTAGACCTTTTAGAAGTCCTCATCATACGATCTCAGTAACTGCGCTGACCGGTGGAGGACGAATACCTAAACCTGGGGAGGTCTCTCTATGTCATTATGGCGTACTGTTTTTGGACGAATTACCCGAATTTAGTAAAGGAGCTTTAGAGGTGCTACGTCAACCCTTAGAGGATCGTGTAATCTCGATTTCTAGAGCCCATAGTAGTTGCACTTATCCGGCTGATTTCATGCTAGTTGTTGCCATGAACCCATGCCCGTGTGGATATTATGGTTCTGAAGGACAGCAGAGTTGTACTTGTGGAGCTCATCAGATTAATCGGTATCTAAATAAAATTTCAGGTCCTTTACTTGATCGTATAGATTTAATGATTGAAGTGAGAGCAGTGTCCTATGGGGATTTAAAAGATAATGATAAGAGTGAGGAAAGCTCAAAGTGCGTTGGCAAAAGAGTTCAAATAGCAAGGGAACTACAGCAGCACCGATATAAACAAGAAAAGGTTTTATTTAATGCACAATTGAATACAATAGGGATAAACAAGTATTGTGTACTAGAAAAGGAAGCCGAAGAATTATTGAAGATGGCTTTTGATAAAATGAAACTTAGTGTTAGGAGTCATAACAGAGTGATTAAAGTTTCTCGTACCATTGCTGACTTAGACAAAAGTGAAATTATTTCTAAAAATCATTTGGCTGAAGCCCTACAATATCGAAACTTAAACCACTTTTCCCGGAGGTAA
- the rpsP gene encoding 30S ribosomal protein S16 — protein MAVKIRLKRMGAKKRPFYRIVVADARAPRDGRFIEEIGYYNPVSEPKEIKIDGEKAEKWLGNGAQPTDTVKYLFKKNGIIK, from the coding sequence ATGGCTGTAAAAATCAGATTAAAAAGAATGGGTGCGAAAAAGAGACCTTTCTACAGAATAGTAGTTGCGGATGCAAGAGCACCAAGAGATGGTAGATTTATTGAAGAAATTGGATATTATAACCCTGTTTCTGAACCTAAAGAGATTAAAATAGATGGTGAAAAAGCAGAAAAATGGTTAGGTAATGGTGCACAACCAACTGACACTGTTAAATATTTATTCAAAAAGAATGGTATTATTAAATAG
- a CDS encoding KH domain-containing protein, translating into MGHLVQIIAKALVDYPEQVSVNEIEGNQSIIVELKVAPDDMGKVIGKQGRIAKAIRTVVKAAAIKENKRVVVEIIQ; encoded by the coding sequence ATGGGTCATTTAGTGCAGATTATAGCTAAGGCGTTAGTTGATTATCCAGAACAGGTAAGTGTTAATGAAATCGAAGGTAATCAATCCATTATTGTTGAATTAAAAGTTGCCCCAGACGATATGGGAAAAGTGATTGGTAAGCAAGGTAGAATTGCTAAGGCAATTCGAACAGTAGTAAAAGCTGCAGCAATTAAGGAAAATAAGAGAGTTGTTGTGGAAATTATTCAATAA
- the ylqF gene encoding ribosome biogenesis GTPase YlqF — MDLKINWYPGHMKKTKELLKDQLKLVDVVYELLDARIPISSRNPSINEIIGNKPRVIILNKFDLADQEVTNRWVKYFKAQGIEAIPVNCLNSKGLKEAIEEGQKMFQEKKDLMIKKGRKERPIRIMMVGIPNVGKSSIINQLAGRKSARTGDKPGVTKAKQWIRLKGNMELLDTPGILWPKFEDQNVALKLAFTGAIKDEIMDVEDLAFRLVEKLMLENMTNLMNRYKLDSEPAGALEMMDAIGIKRGAILPGREIDYLRVSNIILDEFRAGIIGRISMEVPPKQ; from the coding sequence ATGGATTTAAAAATCAATTGGTATCCTGGACATATGAAAAAGACTAAGGAACTACTTAAGGACCAACTGAAGCTTGTGGATGTTGTGTATGAATTATTGGATGCACGAATCCCTATAAGCAGTAGGAATCCCAGTATTAATGAGATTATTGGAAATAAGCCCAGGGTCATTATTTTGAATAAATTTGACTTAGCTGATCAAGAAGTAACAAATCGTTGGGTTAAATACTTTAAAGCTCAAGGGATCGAAGCGATTCCTGTGAACTGCTTAAATTCAAAAGGTTTGAAGGAAGCAATTGAAGAAGGACAAAAAATGTTTCAAGAAAAGAAAGATTTGATGATAAAAAAAGGAAGAAAAGAAAGACCAATTCGTATTATGATGGTTGGAATTCCTAATGTAGGCAAGTCATCAATTATTAATCAATTGGCAGGAAGAAAAAGTGCTAGAACTGGTGATAAACCAGGCGTAACAAAGGCAAAGCAATGGATTCGGTTAAAGGGAAATATGGAGCTTTTAGATACTCCTGGTATACTATGGCCTAAGTTTGAAGATCAAAATGTTGCTTTGAAGTTAGCCTTTACAGGGGCCATTAAAGATGAAATTATGGACGTAGAGGATTTAGCATTTAGACTTGTGGAAAAACTAATGCTAGAAAACATGACAAATTTAATGAATCGGTATAAACTAGATAGTGAACCAGCGGGCGCCTTGGAGATGATGGATGCCATTGGTATTAAAAGGGGTGCAATTCTACCTGGAAGAGAAATAGACTATCTGAGGGTTTCAAATATCATATTAGATGAATTTAGGGCAGGAATAATAGGCCGAATTTCAATGGAAGTCCCTCCAAAACAGTGA
- the trmD gene encoding tRNA (guanosine(37)-N1)-methyltransferase TrmD translates to MKVRILTLFPEMFNGPFGTSILKKAQEKELIDIQCFNIRDFALNKHKKVDDYPFGGGAGMVMTPQPIFDCHHHVTQMLNLNEPCKTIYLSPKGSTFTQEKAMELAKEEQLIFLCGHYEGIDQRIIDELVTDEISIGDYVLTGGELPAMVIVDAITRLIPGVLSTEASYEDESFHCGLLEYPHYTRPRAFNGLEVPSVLLSGNHKDIDMWRRKQSIELTFERRPDLLKGLQLKKNEAQWVAELSKKKE, encoded by the coding sequence ATGAAAGTCAGAATTTTGACTCTGTTCCCGGAGATGTTTAATGGTCCTTTTGGAACAAGTATTTTAAAAAAAGCTCAGGAAAAAGAGCTGATTGATATACAGTGCTTTAATATTAGGGACTTTGCTCTCAATAAGCATAAAAAAGTAGATGATTATCCCTTTGGCGGTGGCGCGGGAATGGTGATGACGCCTCAACCCATTTTTGATTGTCATCATCATGTAACACAGATGTTAAATCTAAATGAACCATGTAAAACGATTTATTTATCACCTAAGGGATCTACGTTCACACAAGAGAAAGCCATGGAGTTGGCCAAGGAAGAACAATTGATTTTTCTTTGTGGCCATTATGAGGGTATTGACCAAAGGATTATTGATGAACTTGTTACTGATGAAATCTCTATAGGAGATTATGTGTTGACGGGAGGGGAACTACCCGCTATGGTTATCGTTGATGCCATTACGCGTTTGATACCCGGTGTGCTTTCTACTGAAGCATCCTATGAGGATGAATCATTTCATTGTGGGCTACTTGAATATCCACACTATACAAGGCCAAGAGCGTTTAATGGTTTAGAGGTCCCTTCTGTACTTTTATCAGGAAATCATAAAGATATTGATATGTGGAGAAGGAAGCAATCCATTGAACTGACATTTGAAAGAAGACCAGATTTATTAAAAGGATTACAACTGAAAAAAAATGAAGCACAATGGGTAGCGGAATTAAGTAAGAAAAAAGAATAA
- the rimM gene encoding ribosome maturation factor RimM (Essential for efficient processing of 16S rRNA), which produces MKKMLKVGQIVNTHGIKGELKVTSLSDYLERFEELEWVYIQGYDEKYYIGNIKYRPTTVILSFEGYDNINIVEQFKGKYVLIDESQRRELPEDTFYKADLIGLDGYTVEEVYLGKLVDIIQAGSNEVYVFRDKETNKDILIPAVKEFIPEISLEKKRITVDPIEGMIE; this is translated from the coding sequence ATGAAGAAAATGCTGAAAGTAGGACAAATTGTCAATACACATGGAATCAAGGGAGAGCTTAAGGTTACTTCTTTGAGCGATTATTTAGAACGTTTTGAAGAACTGGAATGGGTATATATTCAGGGTTACGATGAAAAGTACTATATTGGGAATATCAAATACAGGCCTACAACAGTAATATTATCCTTTGAAGGTTATGATAATATTAATATAGTTGAACAATTCAAAGGGAAATACGTACTCATTGATGAAAGCCAACGTAGGGAGTTGCCTGAAGATACATTTTATAAAGCCGATCTGATTGGATTGGATGGGTATACAGTAGAAGAAGTATATTTGGGTAAACTTGTGGATATAATTCAAGCAGGTTCTAATGAGGTATATGTCTTTAGAGACAAAGAAACAAATAAGGATATCCTAATTCCAGCAGTTAAGGAGTTTATTCCAGAAATTTCCCTAGAAAAGAAACGAATTACTGTGGATCCTATTGAAGGAATGATTGAATGA